One genomic segment of Nitrospira sp. includes these proteins:
- the ftsH gene encoding ATP-dependent zinc metalloprotease FtsH: protein MNSRVKNLLFWVVVGLFMILLFNLFSVPTHAPEEEVIFSDFMAKLDKGDFEKVIIKGNHISGVLKDKTRIRTYSADYPDLVKVLREKDVQIEVKPPDESPWYITFLVTWGPFILFLGLWFFLMRQMQIGGNKALSFGKSRARMLTEERKKVTFSDVAGVDEAKEEVLEIIEFLKDPRKFQKLGGRIPKGVLVVGPPGTGKTLLAKAIAGEAGVPFFSISGSDFVEMFVGVGASRVRDLFEQGKKHAPCIIFIDEIDAVGRLRGAGLGGGHDEREQTLNQLLVEMDGFDTTEGVILVAATNRPDVLDPALLRPGRFDRQVVVNRPDLKGRSEILKVHTKKVPVAANVELEKIARGTPGFSGADLENLVNEAALWAARQNKKEVENIDFEMAKDKVMMGAERKSMILTEEEKRVTAYHEAGHALMAKLLPGTDPVHKVTIIPRGRALGVTMQLPTDDRHNYSKEFLYNTLAILMGGRVAEELVFKHVTTGAGNDLERATDLARKMVCEWGMSEKLGPLTFGQKEDSVFLGRDFATKRDVSDQVALEIDLEIKRFVTENYERAKRVLTEQMTSLKALAEALLEKEVLDAPEIDQILLQSSSQTVPA, encoded by the coding sequence ATGAATTCCCGGGTCAAGAACTTGCTTTTCTGGGTGGTGGTCGGCTTGTTCATGATTCTCCTGTTCAATCTGTTCAGTGTCCCGACTCACGCACCTGAAGAAGAAGTGATATTCAGCGATTTCATGGCCAAGCTCGACAAGGGTGATTTTGAAAAGGTCATCATTAAGGGTAATCACATCAGCGGGGTCCTAAAAGACAAGACTCGTATTCGTACCTATTCAGCGGACTACCCTGACCTTGTCAAAGTCCTTCGTGAAAAGGACGTTCAGATCGAGGTCAAACCACCGGATGAGAGCCCGTGGTATATCACCTTCCTCGTTACGTGGGGACCATTTATCCTCTTCCTTGGCCTCTGGTTTTTCCTGATGCGTCAGATGCAAATTGGCGGAAACAAGGCTCTGTCATTTGGAAAGAGTCGAGCACGTATGCTGACGGAAGAGCGAAAAAAGGTCACGTTTTCAGACGTGGCCGGTGTCGATGAAGCGAAAGAGGAAGTCCTTGAAATCATTGAATTCCTGAAAGACCCTCGGAAGTTTCAAAAGCTCGGTGGACGCATCCCCAAGGGCGTGCTCGTTGTCGGTCCTCCAGGAACAGGAAAGACGTTGCTGGCCAAGGCGATTGCAGGCGAAGCAGGGGTGCCGTTCTTCAGCATCAGCGGTTCTGACTTTGTAGAAATGTTTGTCGGCGTCGGAGCTTCACGGGTGCGGGATTTGTTTGAGCAAGGGAAGAAACATGCCCCATGCATTATTTTCATCGATGAAATTGACGCGGTCGGCCGCTTACGGGGCGCAGGCCTCGGTGGTGGTCATGACGAACGGGAGCAAACCCTCAATCAGTTGTTAGTAGAAATGGACGGTTTCGACACAACCGAAGGAGTTATTTTGGTTGCAGCGACCAATCGCCCCGATGTACTCGACCCGGCTTTGCTGAGGCCTGGACGCTTTGATCGGCAGGTGGTCGTGAATCGCCCAGACCTCAAGGGCCGTTCGGAAATCTTGAAAGTCCATACGAAAAAAGTTCCTGTCGCTGCGAACGTGGAGCTGGAGAAGATTGCCAGAGGGACACCTGGGTTTTCCGGCGCAGACTTAGAAAACCTTGTGAATGAAGCGGCGCTGTGGGCGGCCCGTCAGAACAAGAAGGAAGTTGAAAACATCGACTTTGAAATGGCCAAGGATAAGGTCATGATGGGTGCCGAGCGCAAGAGCATGATTCTCACCGAGGAAGAAAAACGAGTTACGGCTTATCATGAAGCCGGCCACGCGTTGATGGCGAAGCTTCTGCCGGGAACCGATCCCGTTCACAAAGTGACGATCATTCCCAGAGGTCGTGCGCTAGGTGTCACGATGCAGCTGCCGACAGATGATCGGCACAACTATTCGAAAGAGTTTCTCTACAATACCTTGGCGATTCTTATGGGTGGGCGTGTTGCCGAAGAGCTTGTATTCAAACATGTCACGACCGGAGCCGGGAACGATCTTGAACGTGCGACGGACCTTGCCCGTAAGATGGTATGCGAATGGGGTATGAGCGAGAAGTTGGGACCCCTGACCTTCGGACAGAAGGAAGATTCAGTGTTCCTCGGAAGAGACTTTGCCACGAAGCGAGACGTCAGTGATCAGGTTGCGCTTGAGATCGACTTGGAAATCAAGCGATTCGTGACAGAAAACTATGAACGTGCTAAACGTGTGCTGACCGAGCAAATGACGAGTCTGAAGGCCTTGGCGGAGGCGCTCCTTGAAAAGGAAGTGCTCGACGCACCGGAGATTGATCAGATTCTGTTGCAATCCTCCTCTCAAACTGTTCCAGCCTAA
- a CDS encoding DNA internalization-related competence protein ComEC/Rec2, whose translation MLPSLLAAFVLGLLCGAQISCFPFSIIVLLAGIAVGFSILERTCYIDSRSALLLYAGLLCGVLYWSFATPTSEFSRLSPRPHETVQASIVGRIVAPIQHSGGRQTILVQTDDTDSELRRIRLVWRDPGITLHHGDRISFRGKLHGPRGSLNPGGFDYAAYLERQGIDFLATVSGAQAVTLLDAERPVGLWSLWNRIDHWRDTIRAAAIKTLNQPTRGLFLGMIIGERGYLEPALQDWFMVTGTVHLLSISGSHLGLVALVVFWSVKRLVLWLPPTLLLTLSRRVTASEIGIVLAWPAVALYALLAGAEVATVRSLVMITLAMIAMWLGYERHLGHAMAVALLAILLHDPRAIFDISFQLSFLSVLVMVRMIALTKSWSDDAAWADSRLRDRFMSHAIKALSMSGAVTVATFPMVAFYFNQVPWMGTVTNVIAVPFTGIILVPLGLLAALWTIVTENGSLILGATIERLFGLMVLGLQWCARFPGGEWHVAAPSIPTIVLFYSGLLMATFQAIPWRVRVAGAGLAIGLLGWWLSPPVSQADGDHWRVTFLDVGQGDSSVVELPDGQTVLIDGGARYERLDMGKDVIAPFLWSRGVHHISHVIGTHPQLDHVGGLIWVLRHMSVGRYWSGGIDRSEKFVEDLKATLRDRNIDQRTAVNGQDLLQSGQCRLNILSPPETSVVREPTQPPTGTLLNNLSIVSRLQCGTHSILFAADIETAGLRRLNEQGYQPVTLLKVPHHGARSSLDPGWLSRLHPQYAVVSVGAANPYGHPVESVLQAYRDQHIPVFRTDRDGAIWITGRLSTSEFTVSRMRDLLVQPVDFPRCPWRCEYENWRRLSLQFS comes from the coding sequence ATGCTCCCATCCCTCCTAGCAGCGTTTGTCCTCGGTCTTCTGTGTGGCGCGCAGATTTCATGTTTTCCGTTCTCCATCATAGTCTTGTTGGCCGGGATTGCCGTCGGATTCAGCATTCTCGAGCGAACCTGCTATATCGACTCACGCTCCGCACTACTGCTGTATGCCGGCCTGCTCTGCGGAGTACTGTACTGGAGTTTCGCCACCCCAACGTCGGAGTTCTCCCGGCTGTCACCGCGTCCTCATGAGACTGTTCAAGCCTCGATCGTCGGTCGGATTGTGGCTCCCATTCAGCACAGTGGGGGACGGCAGACGATCCTGGTTCAAACAGACGACACGGATTCGGAATTGAGACGCATACGCCTTGTGTGGCGCGACCCTGGTATCACGCTTCATCACGGTGACCGAATTTCGTTTCGGGGAAAACTTCATGGTCCACGAGGGTCGTTGAATCCGGGTGGATTCGACTATGCTGCCTACCTGGAGCGTCAGGGCATCGACTTTCTGGCCACCGTATCCGGTGCCCAAGCGGTGACATTGTTGGATGCAGAGCGTCCAGTTGGGTTATGGAGCTTGTGGAACCGGATCGATCATTGGAGGGATACGATACGTGCGGCAGCCATCAAGACATTGAATCAACCCACACGAGGGCTATTCCTCGGCATGATCATCGGCGAACGAGGCTATCTCGAACCAGCGCTCCAAGACTGGTTCATGGTGACCGGAACCGTGCATCTGCTCTCCATCTCCGGTTCACATCTCGGTCTCGTGGCCCTCGTGGTCTTTTGGTCGGTGAAAAGACTTGTGCTTTGGCTTCCGCCCACTCTCTTGTTGACGCTGTCACGAAGAGTCACGGCGTCGGAAATTGGGATTGTGCTCGCATGGCCCGCCGTCGCATTGTATGCCTTGCTTGCGGGGGCCGAGGTAGCGACCGTGCGATCGCTCGTGATGATCACTCTGGCGATGATCGCAATGTGGTTGGGGTATGAGCGCCATCTGGGGCATGCGATGGCTGTGGCTCTCCTGGCGATCCTCTTGCACGATCCTCGTGCCATCTTTGACATTTCATTTCAACTCTCCTTTCTGTCTGTGCTCGTGATGGTCAGAATGATCGCACTCACGAAATCTTGGAGCGACGACGCTGCGTGGGCCGATAGTCGGCTGCGAGACCGCTTCATGAGCCATGCGATTAAAGCACTGTCGATGAGCGGGGCTGTGACTGTGGCTACTTTTCCCATGGTTGCGTTCTATTTCAATCAGGTTCCATGGATGGGAACCGTCACCAACGTGATAGCCGTCCCGTTTACCGGTATCATCTTGGTGCCTTTAGGACTGCTCGCTGCCCTATGGACGATCGTGACTGAGAATGGTTCGTTGATCCTAGGGGCAACGATAGAGCGATTGTTCGGGTTGATGGTCCTTGGATTGCAGTGGTGTGCCCGCTTCCCAGGAGGGGAGTGGCATGTGGCAGCACCATCCATACCTACGATCGTCCTCTTTTATTCTGGGTTACTTATGGCAACTTTTCAGGCGATACCGTGGCGCGTCCGAGTTGCCGGTGCCGGTTTGGCGATAGGGTTGCTCGGCTGGTGGCTGAGCCCTCCCGTATCGCAAGCAGACGGCGATCATTGGCGTGTCACATTCCTCGATGTCGGACAAGGAGATAGCTCCGTGGTCGAGTTGCCGGATGGTCAGACCGTTTTGATCGACGGAGGAGCTCGATATGAACGATTGGACATGGGAAAAGATGTGATCGCACCGTTTCTGTGGAGTCGAGGTGTCCACCATATTTCCCATGTCATCGGGACACACCCGCAATTGGATCACGTCGGCGGGTTGATTTGGGTACTCCGGCATATGTCGGTCGGACGGTACTGGAGTGGGGGGATAGATCGCTCTGAGAAATTCGTTGAAGATCTGAAGGCTACCCTTCGCGATCGGAATATCGATCAACGCACCGCCGTGAATGGTCAAGACCTGTTGCAGTCCGGTCAGTGCCGACTCAACATTCTCAGTCCACCGGAAACATCAGTGGTGCGTGAACCGACTCAGCCCCCGACCGGAACGCTATTGAACAATCTGTCCATCGTCTCGCGACTGCAGTGTGGAACCCATTCCATCCTTTTTGCAGCCGATATTGAAACTGCCGGATTGAGGCGGTTGAACGAGCAAGGGTATCAACCGGTGACTCTCCTGAAAGTGCCTCATCACGGAGCGCGCAGCTCGCTGGATCCGGGCTGGCTTAGTCGGCTCCACCCACAGTACGCAGTCGTCTCGGTCGGCGCGGCCAATCCCTATGGCCATCCGGTTGAATCGGTATTACAAGCGTATCGAGATCAGCATATTCCGGTCTTTCGCACGGACC
- a CDS encoding CBS domain-containing protein, translating to MVPVKSFMIPREKFVTVPRDTDAQTAARIMRDREIGSLFVTNDREIIGIITDTDMVRRVVAAGTAATQTTVEQIMSAPIMTIEESKTLLDANDLMAQSHLRHLGVTREGKLVGVISVRDLVVFLTNLPRK from the coding sequence ATGGTCCCTGTAAAGTCATTCATGATTCCCCGAGAAAAGTTCGTGACGGTGCCTCGTGACACCGATGCTCAGACGGCCGCCCGGATCATGCGGGACCGCGAGATCGGCAGTTTGTTCGTGACCAACGATCGCGAGATTATCGGCATTATCACGGATACGGATATGGTGCGCCGAGTGGTTGCGGCTGGGACAGCTGCAACCCAGACGACGGTCGAACAAATCATGTCGGCGCCGATCATGACCATTGAAGAGAGCAAGACGTTGCTCGATGCCAACGATTTGATGGCGCAATCCCATCTCCGCCATCTCGGGGTCACGCGCGAGGGGAAGCTGGTCGGGGTTATTTCCGTTCGCGACCTTGTCGTGTTCTTGACGAACCTTCCAAGAAAGTAA
- the hemB gene encoding porphobilinogen synthase, whose translation MGFPIQRLRRLRQHESLRRMVRETALSSSDFIYPLFVVEGQDRREEIASMPGQCRLSVDRLIKEAGEIQALGIPAIMLFGIPTHKDERGSSAWDPNGIVQRAIRAVKQYVPGLLVITDVCIDEYTSHGHCGLVKDGKVLNDETLECLAVMARSHAEAGTDMVAPSDMMDGRVAAIRRELDRAGFSDLPILAYAAKFSSCFYAPFRDAAFSSPQFGDRQSYQMDPANAREALREIDLDIDEGADIVMVKPALPYLDIIARARAHTLLPLAAYQVSGEYSMIKAAARAGWLDESRAMMESLLAIKRAGADLILSYFAKDVAKLLH comes from the coding sequence ATGGGGTTTCCGATCCAGCGGCTTCGACGACTGAGACAGCATGAATCGTTGCGTCGGATGGTACGTGAAACGGCGCTGTCCTCGTCGGATTTTATCTACCCGCTGTTCGTGGTCGAGGGACAGGATCGCCGTGAAGAGATTGCGTCGATGCCGGGCCAATGTCGGCTGTCCGTCGATCGTCTGATCAAAGAGGCGGGAGAGATTCAGGCCTTAGGGATTCCGGCCATCATGCTATTTGGGATACCGACGCACAAGGACGAACGTGGCAGCTCAGCGTGGGATCCGAACGGCATCGTGCAGCGGGCGATCAGGGCCGTCAAACAATACGTACCGGGGTTGCTGGTGATCACGGATGTCTGTATCGACGAATACACCAGCCACGGACATTGCGGACTCGTCAAGGACGGAAAAGTGCTTAACGATGAGACGCTCGAATGTCTCGCGGTGATGGCACGTTCTCATGCTGAGGCAGGCACCGATATGGTTGCGCCGTCGGATATGATGGATGGTCGTGTTGCTGCGATCAGGCGCGAATTAGATCGCGCCGGGTTCTCTGATCTGCCGATCCTGGCCTATGCAGCCAAGTTCTCCTCCTGTTTCTATGCGCCTTTTCGCGACGCGGCCTTTTCCAGCCCTCAATTCGGTGACCGCCAGTCCTATCAGATGGATCCGGCTAATGCGCGCGAAGCGCTGCGCGAGATCGATCTCGATATCGATGAAGGTGCCGATATCGTGATGGTCAAGCCGGCGCTGCCTTACCTGGACATCATTGCGAGGGCCCGTGCGCACACGCTTCTCCCACTGGCGGCGTATCAGGTGAGCGGGGAGTACAGTATGATTAAGGCGGCAGCGAGAGCAGGGTGGCTCGATGAATCACGTGCCATGATGGAATCGCTGTTGGCGATCAAACGGGCTGGAGCCGATCTGATCCTGTCGTACTTTGCGAAAGACGTCGCCAAGCTCCTTCATTGA
- the tilS gene encoding tRNA lysidine(34) synthetase TilS — MERALNSSLNKMAWPPLLHRVVRTVRSRSLLLCGQHIVVAVSGGADSVALLSILHRLRSSWKLTLSAVHCNYGLRGDESEGDQQFVEAYCRELGVPLHVRRVGFQVGTRKASLQAEARDLRYRVMQEVAERCGADRIAVGHTADDQAETVLLWMLRGAGLTGLSGMPAFRNNKVIRPLYDTKRQEILTYLRTAGLSFREDSSNFQPRYLRNRVRSEVIPILNRLVPSSVDALCRLADICREDDHYLDQQVAILSSSASAVERGSTGDWSIDRMFLLDLPHALQRRCIRNLFRQHDDRFHSPSIRTVDRIIRLASKRESGSSLDVKGGLVVVGDRHLRFVPFPARESSHAGPPYRRCQALFSVPGEVIWPGTRQRLQVQQQSRNQLGVGPLGKDRILVDADRVSQPLMVRNWLPGDRFHPSGMGGHSKKLQDVFTDLKIPIAARSLIPLVVAPEGILWVVGYRQDGRWIPTAATERCLLFTSDSLSLREGTE; from the coding sequence TTGGAACGGGCCTTAAACAGCTCCCTCAACAAGATGGCCTGGCCTCCGCTGTTGCATCGGGTCGTTCGAACCGTTCGGTCCAGAAGCCTCTTGCTCTGCGGACAGCACATAGTGGTTGCCGTCTCAGGCGGGGCAGATTCCGTCGCACTGCTATCGATTCTGCATCGTCTCCGGTCGAGCTGGAAGCTGACGCTGTCAGCCGTTCATTGCAACTATGGACTGCGAGGAGATGAGTCTGAAGGGGACCAGCAATTTGTGGAGGCCTATTGCCGAGAGCTCGGGGTGCCTCTCCATGTTCGGCGGGTTGGATTTCAGGTCGGTACGCGCAAGGCCTCGCTGCAGGCTGAAGCCCGTGACCTCCGCTATCGGGTGATGCAGGAGGTTGCCGAGAGGTGCGGGGCCGATCGTATCGCCGTAGGCCATACGGCGGACGATCAGGCAGAAACGGTCTTGCTGTGGATGCTCCGTGGTGCAGGACTGACGGGTCTTTCCGGCATGCCGGCATTCCGCAATAACAAGGTTATTCGGCCTCTCTATGACACCAAGCGGCAAGAAATCCTGACGTACCTTCGCACGGCAGGATTGTCGTTTCGCGAGGACTCCAGCAATTTCCAACCACGTTACTTGCGAAATCGAGTGAGGAGCGAGGTCATCCCAATTCTGAATCGACTGGTCCCGTCAAGCGTTGATGCGCTCTGCAGGCTCGCGGATATCTGCCGAGAAGACGATCACTATCTGGATCAGCAGGTCGCCATCCTCTCCTCTTCCGCTTCCGCAGTGGAACGGGGATCGACGGGAGACTGGTCGATCGATCGCATGTTTCTTCTCGATCTTCCGCACGCACTTCAACGGCGTTGCATCCGAAACCTTTTTCGCCAGCATGACGATCGATTTCACTCACCCAGTATCCGAACGGTTGATCGCATCATTCGCTTGGCCTCCAAGAGGGAATCTGGTTCGAGTCTCGACGTGAAGGGAGGGCTGGTTGTTGTCGGTGATCGCCATCTACGGTTTGTTCCGTTTCCAGCGCGGGAGAGCTCGCATGCTGGACCACCGTACCGGAGATGTCAGGCACTTTTTTCTGTGCCAGGAGAGGTCATATGGCCTGGAACGAGACAACGACTTCAGGTACAACAGCAGTCACGAAACCAACTTGGCGTTGGTCCTCTCGGAAAGGATCGTATTCTGGTCGATGCGGATCGAGTGTCTCAGCCACTGATGGTACGGAACTGGTTGCCGGGAGACCGATTTCATCCCTCCGGTATGGGAGGGCATTCGAAGAAGCTGCAGGATGTTTTTACAGATCTGAAGATCCCGATTGCGGCCCGATCGCTGATTCCCCTGGTCGTGGCGCCCGAGGGAATCCTGTGGGTCGTTGGTTATCGGCAGGATGGTCGCTGGATACCCACTGCCGCGACGGAACGCTGTTTGCTGTTCACTTCTGATAGTTTATCTTTGAGGGAAGGGACTGAGTGA
- the folP gene encoding dihydropteroate synthase, producing MSPQAGTAQHWFSAKGRKIHCKGRPLIMGVVNVTTDSFYDGGRYVEPERAIAHALELVEQGADIIDVGGESTRPGARSLSEREELAHVIPVVTGLVHRVSVPISIDTTKSRVAEVALDCGAAIINDVSALRQDPAMASVIACSDAGVVLMHMQGSPPTMQQSPHYVDVVGEVVQFLDERLQNAIRAGIARTNIILDPGFGFGKLLVHNLDLLDGLSALAALNRPVLVGLSRKAFIGKVVGRPVEHREWGTAAAVALAVDRGAHIVRVHDVAMMIDVVRLAAALNPCWSSCGKEHDA from the coding sequence GTGTCACCACAGGCAGGAACGGCACAACATTGGTTCTCCGCCAAAGGACGCAAGATTCATTGCAAAGGGCGCCCACTCATCATGGGCGTTGTGAACGTCACGACTGATTCCTTCTATGATGGAGGACGATATGTCGAGCCTGAAAGAGCCATCGCCCACGCACTGGAACTTGTTGAGCAGGGGGCGGACATCATCGATGTCGGGGGAGAATCGACAAGGCCTGGAGCACGTTCCTTAAGTGAACGGGAGGAATTGGCTCACGTGATCCCGGTGGTGACAGGACTGGTACATCGTGTGTCGGTCCCGATTTCGATCGATACCACCAAGTCGCGAGTGGCAGAAGTCGCCCTGGATTGCGGAGCAGCGATCATCAATGATGTGAGCGCCTTGCGGCAGGACCCTGCCATGGCGTCGGTTATTGCCTGTTCGGATGCGGGAGTCGTCCTGATGCATATGCAAGGATCTCCGCCAACGATGCAACAATCACCGCACTATGTCGATGTCGTCGGCGAAGTCGTACAGTTTCTTGATGAGCGCCTCCAGAATGCCATCCGTGCAGGAATTGCTCGAACGAACATCATTCTTGATCCGGGCTTTGGTTTTGGCAAGTTGTTAGTCCATAATCTTGACCTTCTTGATGGATTGTCCGCGTTAGCGGCATTGAACCGCCCAGTACTGGTCGGTTTGTCACGCAAGGCGTTTATCGGGAAAGTGGTTGGACGGCCTGTTGAACATCGAGAATGGGGGACCGCAGCGGCGGTGGCATTGGCGGTCGATCGCGGCGCTCATATTGTGCGCGTCCATGATGTTGCGATGATGATCGACGTGGTCAGGCTGGCTGCGGCGTTGAATCCGTGCTGGTCATCTTGTGGAAAGGAGCACGATGCGTAA
- the hpt gene encoding hypoxanthine phosphoribosyltransferase → MERIFGRPIVTQEQMRSRIRDLGRQISADYAGKDLVLIGVLKGAYAFFADLARAIRIPVRVDFILVTSYGTQVRTTGKVKLMTDLTEKIKDRDVLLVEDIVDSGLTVQYLTRTLAKQKPRSIKVCTLLSKPERRVVNVQLQYIGFRIPNRYVVGYGLDYQQKYRNLPYLAVLDHPSQEEE, encoded by the coding sequence ATGGAACGGATATTCGGACGCCCGATCGTTACCCAGGAGCAAATGCGGAGCCGCATCCGCGATCTGGGAAGACAGATCAGCGCCGACTATGCCGGGAAAGATCTCGTGCTCATCGGGGTACTCAAGGGAGCCTATGCATTTTTTGCCGACCTGGCACGAGCGATCCGAATTCCGGTACGGGTAGATTTCATCCTCGTGACGAGCTATGGAACGCAGGTGAGGACGACCGGGAAGGTCAAGCTGATGACCGACCTGACCGAAAAGATCAAGGATAGAGACGTGTTGCTGGTTGAGGACATCGTCGATTCTGGCTTGACCGTTCAATACCTCACAAGGACGTTGGCGAAGCAGAAACCGAGAAGCATCAAAGTTTGTACCTTGCTGAGTAAGCCTGAGCGTCGCGTCGTCAATGTGCAGTTGCAGTATATCGGGTTCAGAATTCCGAACAGGTACGTAGTCGGCTACGGACTCGATTACCAACAAAAGTACCGGAACCTTCCGTATCTCGCTGTCCTCGATCATCCGAGTCAGGAAGAGGAATAA
- the ribF gene encoding riboflavin biosynthesis protein RibF, which yields MRVTGGYSDEDVRPYPVGTIGNFDGHHLGHQALLKQVVETARRASGTAVVLTFDPHPVKILAPHVDLRFLTSVEEKHARFEQAGIDELVSLGFTQAFAALPAEMFAEQVLFKGLGLKEIFVGQHFAFGHKREGRIGDLITLGKRFGFIVHPIPPVVIDGGVVSSTRIRQLIVAGHVDQAAVLLGRCYALSGVVSSGERRGRTLGCPTANLRLPPDRVIPGDGIYAAVAMLGQERHDSVAYIGTRPTFDGGERGLEVSILDGIHELYGRTLTVEFIGRIRGDAQFAGGDALSRQITADMDSARGILRRYHKTIGGR from the coding sequence ATGAGAGTGACCGGCGGATATTCGGACGAAGACGTGCGGCCGTATCCGGTGGGAACCATCGGGAATTTCGACGGCCATCATCTCGGTCACCAGGCGCTCCTAAAACAGGTGGTCGAGACGGCGCGCCGAGCCTCTGGAACGGCTGTCGTCCTGACGTTTGACCCTCACCCGGTGAAAATCCTCGCGCCTCACGTTGACTTGCGGTTCTTGACGAGCGTGGAAGAAAAGCATGCCCGTTTCGAACAAGCCGGAATCGATGAACTGGTCTCCCTGGGCTTTACCCAAGCATTTGCCGCACTCCCTGCGGAGATGTTCGCCGAGCAGGTCCTCTTCAAAGGGCTCGGACTAAAAGAGATATTCGTCGGTCAACATTTTGCCTTTGGGCACAAGCGAGAAGGACGGATCGGCGATTTGATCACGCTCGGCAAACGATTCGGCTTTATCGTCCATCCGATTCCTCCCGTGGTGATCGACGGAGGAGTGGTTAGCTCGACGAGAATCAGGCAGCTCATCGTCGCGGGACATGTCGATCAAGCGGCTGTCTTGTTGGGACGATGCTATGCTCTGAGCGGAGTCGTATCTTCCGGCGAGAGGAGAGGGCGAACATTAGGATGTCCTACCGCGAACCTTCGGTTACCGCCGGACCGCGTGATCCCTGGCGACGGAATCTATGCAGCTGTCGCAATGCTGGGCCAAGAGCGACATGATTCGGTCGCCTATATCGGTACTAGACCGACCTTTGATGGTGGGGAGCGTGGATTGGAAGTATCGATTCTGGACGGAATCCACGAACTGTATGGGCGAACGCTCACGGTTGAGTTTATCGGTCGTATCCGGGGCGATGCACAGTTTGCCGGCGGAGATGCTCTGAGTCGGCAAATCACGGCCGATATGGATTCTGCGAGGGGCATCTTACGTCGATATCATAAAACAATCGGAGGACGCTGA
- the glmM gene encoding phosphoglucosamine mutase translates to MRKLFGTDGVRGVANLDPMTSEMAMQLGRAAAHIFMRRAGRHQIVIGKDTRISGYMLESALMAGICSMGVDVLLVGPMPTPAIAFLTRSLRADAGVVISASHNPYQDNGIKFFSSDGFKLPDEVEARIEELIVSEEISHLRPTADLIGKAYRIDDAEGRYIEFVKRSLPKDLDFQGIKLVVDCANGAAYKVAPMVLRELGATVEVIGNNPDGMNINAGCGAVHPQLLQESVRRYNADLGIALDGDADRAVFVCEQGTVIDGDHVMAALGLDLHREGLLAKQTLVGTVMSNFGLELAMSKAGVKLVRTPVGDRYLLERMLAEGYTFGGEQSGHFIFLDHNTTGDGLISALQMLSLLKRTRQPLSELAMAMTAVPQVLVNVHVTKKPRLDSIPDIDCAMQESERRLNGCGRVLIRYSGTEPLLRIMVEGEQAALVRELAEDLARVVRKHIG, encoded by the coding sequence ATGCGTAAATTATTTGGAACCGACGGCGTCCGAGGGGTTGCCAATCTTGATCCCATGACAAGTGAAATGGCGATGCAGCTCGGACGCGCCGCCGCCCATATCTTTATGCGACGAGCGGGTCGCCATCAGATCGTCATCGGTAAAGATACTCGTATTTCCGGGTATATGCTGGAGTCTGCTTTGATGGCAGGAATCTGCTCGATGGGGGTTGATGTGCTGTTAGTCGGGCCGATGCCGACGCCGGCGATCGCGTTTTTGACCAGGAGCCTACGGGCGGATGCAGGGGTGGTCATTTCGGCATCGCACAATCCTTACCAAGACAATGGGATCAAATTTTTTTCAAGCGATGGATTCAAGCTTCCGGACGAAGTGGAAGCTCGTATCGAAGAATTGATCGTCTCGGAAGAAATCAGTCATCTTCGACCAACGGCAGACCTCATCGGCAAAGCCTACCGCATCGACGATGCAGAGGGACGCTATATCGAATTTGTAAAACGGTCGTTGCCGAAGGATTTGGATTTTCAGGGAATCAAGCTCGTCGTCGATTGCGCGAACGGCGCTGCATATAAGGTGGCTCCGATGGTTCTCAGGGAATTGGGCGCCACGGTTGAAGTGATCGGCAATAACCCTGATGGGATGAATATCAATGCCGGTTGCGGTGCCGTCCATCCGCAACTCCTGCAAGAGTCGGTGCGCCGTTACAATGCGGACCTTGGTATCGCCTTGGACGGCGATGCCGATCGGGCCGTCTTTGTTTGCGAACAAGGAACGGTCATCGATGGCGATCATGTGATGGCGGCCTTGGGCCTGGATCTTCATCGAGAGGGGCTCCTAGCCAAGCAGACCTTGGTGGGAACCGTGATGAGCAACTTTGGGCTGGAACTGGCGATGTCGAAAGCGGGCGTCAAGCTGGTTCGGACACCGGTCGGTGATCGGTATCTGCTCGAGCGAATGTTGGCTGAAGGCTATACCTTCGGAGGAGAGCAATCGGGACACTTCATATTCCTTGATCATAACACGACCGGGGACGGCCTCATCTCGGCGCTGCAGATGTTGTCATTGCTGAAGCGAACCAGGCAGCCGCTATCCGAGTTGGCCATGGCGATGACCGCCGTGCCGCAAGTGTTGGTGAATGTGCATGTTACGAAGAAACCGAGATTGGATTCCATTCCCGACATTGATTGCGCCATGCAGGAGAGCGAACGGCGCCTGAACGGGTGTGGGCGGGTCCTCATCAGATATTCCGGGACAGAGCCGCTGCTGCGGATCATGGTGGAAGGAGAGCAGGCCGCCCTGGTGAGGGAATTGGCTGAGGATCTGGCCAGGGTTGTACGAAAACATATCGGCTGA